Proteins co-encoded in one Daphnia carinata strain CSIRO-1 chromosome 3, CSIRO_AGI_Dcar_HiC_V3, whole genome shotgun sequence genomic window:
- the LOC130693815 gene encoding torsin-2A-like encodes MNVEISNPSRRKLVLKTHASDPSKALVLYQPFPGGQCIGKNLALNANTECKPANHFLKPTNKIESKEKCKKTCETSDPKTSSYGNIFLLGVILIVTVILSLTSSYKDWDLCDTKSMEVDLKLLKHELTTNLYGQLPAAKTIIDALEELQVTVEQMAVLVLLGGPGTGKTWTTHLIANSMSEQTNQVSLHLGPWSNLQEIQMAFHELKCCHWNLIFIEDSDYANSQLIETLLDMVSSVSQNISCARQKIVIILTSNYGQKEFAELLFHERERFGTRHTVSHEDIRETIKKLTSHLINGFAQRKIPFVPVPYLPLEKMQLEQCIHNDLQLKKKVASPDLIDKIIQHFRFIPPRKDYFVAAGCKTVPTFVNLYT; translated from the exons A TGAACGTAGAAATCTCAAACCCTTCACGAAggaaattggtattgaaaACTCATGCCTCAGATCCTTCCAAGGCATTGGTTCTGTATCAGCCTTTTCCAGGAGGCCAATGCATAGGAAAAAATCTAGCGTTAAATGCTAATACAGAGTGCAAACCAGCCAACCACTTTCTAAAACCcacaaataaaattgaatcaaaagaaaaatgtaagaaGACATGTGAAACATCTGATCCCAAAACATCAAGTTATGGTAACATATTCTTGTTGGGTGTGATATTAATTGTAACAGTTATATTGTCACTAACCAGTTCATACAAAGACTGGGATCTCTGTGACACAAAATCAATGGAGGTGGATCTCAAGCTACTGAAACATGAATTAACTACTAATCTTTATGGGCAGTTGCCAGCAGCTAAAACAATTATTGATGCACTGGAAGAACTTCAAGTAACAGTTGAACAAATGGCAGTGCTTGTTCTCCTAGGAGGACCTGGAACAGGAAAAACGTGGACAACCCACTTGATTGCTAACTCCATGTCAGAACAAACTAATCAAGTGTCTTTACACCTTGGACCCTGGTCAAACTTGCAAGAGATTCAAATGGCCTTCCATGAGTTAAAGTGTTGTCACTGGAAcctcatttttattgaagatTCAGACTACGCGAATAGTCAACTGATTGAAACTTTGCTTGATATGGTGTCCAGTGTCAGTCAAAATATTTCTTGCGCTCGCCAAAAAATTGTTATAATACTGACGAGTAATTATGGCCAGAAGGAATTTGCCGAATTGCTTTTTCACGAGCGCGAGAGATTTGGAACTAGACACACTGTAAGTCATGAAGATATTCGCGAGACCATTAAGAAGTTGACTTCTCATCTTATCAACGGTTTCGCCCAGCGGAAGATACCTTTCGTTCCGGTTCCTTATCTGCCTCTTGAGAAGATGCAGTTAGAGCAGTGCATTCATAACGATTTGCAGTTAAAGAAGAAGGTAGCATCACCTGATCTTATAGATAAAATTATCCAACATTTTCGCTTCATTCCTCCCCGAAAAGACTATTTTGTCGCTGCAGGGTGCAAAACTGTA
- the LOC130693821 gene encoding LOW QUALITY PROTEIN: ubiA prenyltransferase domain-containing protein 1 homolog (The sequence of the model RefSeq protein was modified relative to this genomic sequence to represent the inferred CDS: inserted 2 bases in 1 codon) — MQCKEEESSSXKSTSSLQQDISNYFPTSIKLSSYVEALRPWSFSASLMPVLLGCAVANKATGEFSPIVLILTALCALSVHAAGNLVNTYFDFIKGIDNKQKSDDRTLVDQLLSKDEVVTLGAVLYGLGCLGFIALVFLSPARMEHLALVYFGGLSSSFLYTGGIGFKYIALGDVMILIIFGPITLLFSYLAQSGQTEWATIWYAIPLALNTEAILHSNNTRDMNTDRRAGIVTLAILIGTPASIVLFACLLFLPYMVFVVFALHYSKWLLLPLITLPSAFRLEKEFRSEDMRHIPKKTAKLNFFFALLYVLAIGLCPSSELPLFSH; from the exons ATGCAATGCAAGGAAGAAGAAAGCTCTTC TAAGTCAACTAGTTCTTTGCAGCAGGATATCAGCAACTACTTTCCTACTTCCATCAAACTGTCTTCCTATGTTGAAGCTCTGAGACCATGGTCTTTCAGTGCTTCTCTGATGCCTGTACTCTTGGGCTGTGCTGTTGCCAACAAGGCTACTGGTGAATTCAGTCCAATTGTGCTTATCCTTACTGCTCTGTGTGCGCTTTCAGTTCACGCAGCTGGTAACCTTGTCAACACATATTTTGACTTCATTAAAGGCATCGACAATAAACAGAAAAGTGATGATCGCACCCTAGTTGACCAGCTTCTTTCGAAAGATGAAGTGGTTACCCTTGGAGCTGTTCTCTACGGATTGGGCTGTCTTGGATTCATCGCGCTCGTCTTCCTCTCTCCTGCTCGCATGGAACATCTAGCATTGGTCTACTTTGGAGGCCTTTCTAGCTCTTTCCTCTACACCGGCGGAATCGGTTTCAAATACATCGCACTGGGAGACGTCATGATACTCATTATATTTGGACCAATCACATTGCTGTTCTCCTATTTGGCGCAATCGGGCCAGACGGAATGGGCTACCATTTGGTATGCAATTCCTCTAGCCCTGAACACGGAGGCGATTTTGCACAGCAATAATACAAGAGACATGAACACGGATCGACGAGCGGGCATCGTGACACTGGCAATCCTTATCGGCACACCTGCATCCATCGTGTTGTTTGCTTGCCTTCTTTTCCTGCCTTACATGGTCTTCGTGGTGTTCGCACTTCACTACTCCAAGTGGCTATTGTTGCCTCTTATCACTTTACCTTCTGCCTTTCGGTTGGAGAAAGAGTTCCGCAGTGAAGATATGCGACATATACCAAAAAAGACAGCAAAACTCAACTTCTTCTTTGCTCTTCTATACGTTTTAGCAATCGGACTATGCCCAAGCTCCGAATTACCTTTGTTCTCGCATTAG
- the LOC130693805 gene encoding protein-cysteine N-palmitoyltransferase Rasp-like isoform X1: MADQSLIELKIYFLIWTGSVFYSMYQCHLTSDRYSQYLSEDLVPGWKWVGRNADTSDFEWKMWTPIFFRWLKFVIPFLIISLTIKRRFPKIVPLVSIAMSFCWLWSMLGLHLTVFTFIQPVLFLWILQLFSLHCVWILCIGFTLALHSSLFSDVKAGLFEEDSVREYLFSVLLAWTHARSISYLVDTRSTGHHNKLMNFYHYCFYLPLLPTGPLMLYRDFKFSMENPANQPCSLAHLIKSTALIARYLFWWFVHQLALHYFYHSALQYHIGIVRQFDVWPAAGLGYTLGQFFMTKYLVLYGLPSALSRLDHVDAPPPPKCVGRIHLYSQMWRDFDRGLYNFMLQYIYIPFKGASDKASAKLAGTAMCFGFVCIWHGASNAVIIWCVSNYVGICLETMGKSCSTCWPFANWKANWSSSNWLRFQAAVASPLLLMSALSNFCFFTDAGVGYILAKKAIYEGGIVRLLCILLVMYCCCQVSMALNRRNKKKLVHNQSHQE; encoded by the exons ATGGCAGACCAAAGTTTAATAGAATTAAAGATTTATTTCTTAATCTGGACAGGGTCTGTTTTTTATTCAATGTACCAGTGCCATTTAACTAGTGATA GATATTCTCAGTACTTGTCAGAGGATTTGGTTCCTGGCTGGAAATGGGTAGGCAGAAATGCTGATACGTCTGACTTTGAATGGAAGATGTGGACCCCAATATTTTTTCGATGGCTAAAATTTGTTATACCATTCCTCATCATAAGTTTGACAATCAAACGAAGATTTCCAAAAATAGTGCCTCTAGTCAGTATTGCCATGTCATTCTGTTGGCTTTGGAGTATGCTTGGACTGCATTTAACAGTCTTCACATTTATCCAACCAGTGCTGTTCCTATGGATTCTACAATTATTTTCCTTACACTGTGTTTGGATACTCTGCATTGGGTTTACACTTGCACTGCATTCATCACTGTTTTCGGATGTTAAA GCAGGTTTGTTTGAAGAAGATTCTGTTCGGGAGTATTTGTTTTCAGTTCTTCTAGCATGGACCCACGCTCGTTCAATTAGTTATTTAGTAGATACACGTTCTACCGGTCATCATAACAAATTGATGAATTTCTACCACTACTGCTTCTATCTCCCCCTGCTACCAACAGGGCCCTTGATGCTTTATCGggatttcaaattttcg ATGGAAAATCCTGCAAACCAACCATGCAGTTTGGCTCACCTAATCAAGAGCACAGCGCTAATTGCGCGTTACCTCTTTTGGTGGTTTGTTCATCAGCTTGCGTTGCATTATTTCTATCATAGTGCATTGCAATATCACATTG GAATTGTTCGACAGTTTGATGTCTGGCCAGCTGCAGGACTTGGCTACACGCTTGGTCAATTTTTTATGACCAAATACTTGGTTTTATACGGATTGCCGTCGGCGTTATCCCGATTAGATCATGTTGATGCACCACCTCCACCCAAGTGTGTAGGCCGCATTCATCTCTATTCGCAAATGTGGCGAGATTTCGATCGCGGACTATACAATTTCATGCTTCA gtaCATTTACATTCCATTTAAAGGGGCGTCGGACAAAGCGTCGGCAAAATTAGCCGGAACAGCTATGTGTTTCGGCTTTGTCTGTATATGGCATGGTGCTTCGAATGCAGTG ATCATTTGGTGTGTCTCCAATTATGTTGGAATTTGTCTCGAAACAATGGGCAAATCTTGTTCTACTTGCTGGCCTTTTGCAAATTGGAAG GCTAATTGGTCCTCTTCGAATTGGCTACGATTTCAAGCCGCCGTAGCTTCACCGCTACTTTTGATGTCAGCGCtttctaatttttgtttctttactGATGCTGGCGTTGGATACATTCTTGCCAAAAAAGCTATCTACGAAG GTGGAATTGTGAGATTGCTGTGTATTTTGTTGGTCATGTACTGCTGTTGCCAAGTTTCCATGGCTTTGAATCgtcgaaataagaaaaagctTGTCCATAATCAGTCACATCAGGAGTGA
- the LOC130693805 gene encoding protein-cysteine N-palmitoyltransferase Rasp-like isoform X2 has protein sequence MEDVDPNIFSMAKICYTIPHHKFDNQTKISKNSASMLFLWILQLFSLHCVWILCIGFTLALHSSLFSDVKAGLFEEDSVREYLFSVLLAWTHARSISYLVDTRSTGHHNKLMNFYHYCFYLPLLPTGPLMLYRDFKFSMENPANQPCSLAHLIKSTALIARYLFWWFVHQLALHYFYHSALQYHIGIVRQFDVWPAAGLGYTLGQFFMTKYLVLYGLPSALSRLDHVDAPPPPKCVGRIHLYSQMWRDFDRGLYNFMLQYIYIPFKGASDKASAKLAGTAMCFGFVCIWHGASNAVIIWCVSNYVGICLETMGKSCSTCWPFANWKANWSSSNWLRFQAAVASPLLLMSALSNFCFFTDAGVGYILAKKAIYEGGIVRLLCILLVMYCCCQVSMALNRRNKKKLVHNQSHQE, from the exons ATGGAAGATGTGGACCCCAATATTTTTTCGATGGCTAAAATTTGTTATACCATTCCTCATCATAAGTTTGACAATCAAACGAAGATTTCCAAAAATAGTGCCTCTA TGCTGTTCCTATGGATTCTACAATTATTTTCCTTACACTGTGTTTGGATACTCTGCATTGGGTTTACACTTGCACTGCATTCATCACTGTTTTCGGATGTTAAA GCAGGTTTGTTTGAAGAAGATTCTGTTCGGGAGTATTTGTTTTCAGTTCTTCTAGCATGGACCCACGCTCGTTCAATTAGTTATTTAGTAGATACACGTTCTACCGGTCATCATAACAAATTGATGAATTTCTACCACTACTGCTTCTATCTCCCCCTGCTACCAACAGGGCCCTTGATGCTTTATCGggatttcaaattttcg ATGGAAAATCCTGCAAACCAACCATGCAGTTTGGCTCACCTAATCAAGAGCACAGCGCTAATTGCGCGTTACCTCTTTTGGTGGTTTGTTCATCAGCTTGCGTTGCATTATTTCTATCATAGTGCATTGCAATATCACATTG GAATTGTTCGACAGTTTGATGTCTGGCCAGCTGCAGGACTTGGCTACACGCTTGGTCAATTTTTTATGACCAAATACTTGGTTTTATACGGATTGCCGTCGGCGTTATCCCGATTAGATCATGTTGATGCACCACCTCCACCCAAGTGTGTAGGCCGCATTCATCTCTATTCGCAAATGTGGCGAGATTTCGATCGCGGACTATACAATTTCATGCTTCA gtaCATTTACATTCCATTTAAAGGGGCGTCGGACAAAGCGTCGGCAAAATTAGCCGGAACAGCTATGTGTTTCGGCTTTGTCTGTATATGGCATGGTGCTTCGAATGCAGTG ATCATTTGGTGTGTCTCCAATTATGTTGGAATTTGTCTCGAAACAATGGGCAAATCTTGTTCTACTTGCTGGCCTTTTGCAAATTGGAAG GCTAATTGGTCCTCTTCGAATTGGCTACGATTTCAAGCCGCCGTAGCTTCACCGCTACTTTTGATGTCAGCGCtttctaatttttgtttctttactGATGCTGGCGTTGGATACATTCTTGCCAAAAAAGCTATCTACGAAG GTGGAATTGTGAGATTGCTGTGTATTTTGTTGGTCATGTACTGCTGTTGCCAAGTTTCCATGGCTTTGAATCgtcgaaataagaaaaagctTGTCCATAATCAGTCACATCAGGAGTGA